One Alkalicoccus halolimnae DNA segment encodes these proteins:
- a CDS encoding organic hydroperoxide resistance protein, whose translation MAETIFSTKATAAGGREGHVKSDNEVVDVNLQMPDKNGIPKDASNPEQLFASGYSACFDGALNLMASKADKDIESETTAEVSLIKDPEDNGFKLGVTLHVHIKGVNQEEAEELAHKAHGFCPYSKATKGNIDVNLEVHSE comes from the coding sequence ATGGCAGAAACAATTTTTTCTACAAAAGCAACAGCAGCAGGAGGCCGTGAAGGACACGTCAAATCAGATAACGAAGTAGTTGATGTAAATTTACAGATGCCTGATAAAAATGGAATTCCGAAAGATGCTTCCAATCCCGAGCAGCTTTTCGCGTCAGGTTATTCTGCATGTTTTGACGGAGCATTGAACCTTATGGCTTCAAAAGCAGATAAAGATATTGAATCTGAAACAACTGCGGAAGTCAGTCTAATAAAGGACCCGGAAGATAATGGATTTAAACTTGGAGTTACGCTGCATGTTCATATAAAAGGCGTTAACCAGGAGGAAGCGGAAGAGCTCGCTCATAAAGCACACGGCTTCTGCCCTTATTCCAAAGCAACCAAGGGCAACATTGACGTGAATCTGGAAGTGCACAGTGAATAA
- the menA gene encoding 1,4-dihydroxy-2-naphthoate octaprenyltransferase, translating into MAERTKEEILDYLNRAEVSSVGTSNMGKPRQRMMHFAVDDEFNVYLSSMKGDPKVIQWSNIPETAMLIHQGQTFMEMEECEIIGRAQVVRGDKEREKATDLLKNRSPIVGNFVSQGAVDRLEFIKVKPYTVKYRFVPEILQGEAPTVFDLSSEVEGSADSQDILSRLNTWKEAVRPLSLTASFIPALLGGAMAFSMAGIFSWPLLLLTVLAAVMVQAGTNMINDFKDAERDAENTGGVRPFTGGSKMIQLGLISKADMGFFGIVLTAAAGLIGLYLAFVSGPGILPLIVYGLIAGFFYTNGKGKFSFINLSPGIAEFLIATTYGTAMTVGAYYVQTGSYSLEVFLVSIPVAALITNVLLINQFPDAESDAEQEKETLVVRIGKKQAKNVLIALFITAFAAVIIIPIISEVPATVYIAFLSLPFMVQAIRYANKHYDGQPTELIPGNAHTAIHHLLTGLLLIIAFVMMEASVWFTLLISAGTLVFVFWVWKYIERQRKVMSGFKKAFAK; encoded by the coding sequence ATGGCGGAACGTACAAAAGAGGAAATTTTAGACTATCTAAACAGGGCAGAGGTCAGTTCAGTAGGGACTTCCAATATGGGGAAGCCACGTCAGAGAATGATGCACTTCGCTGTAGACGACGAATTTAACGTTTATTTATCGAGTATGAAAGGTGATCCGAAAGTTATTCAATGGAGCAATATTCCAGAAACAGCTATGCTGATCCATCAGGGCCAGACATTTATGGAGATGGAAGAATGCGAAATAATCGGCCGTGCTCAAGTTGTCCGCGGAGATAAAGAAAGAGAAAAAGCAACAGACTTATTAAAAAACAGATCACCTATTGTAGGTAATTTTGTCAGTCAGGGGGCGGTAGACAGGCTGGAATTTATTAAAGTAAAACCTTATACAGTCAAGTATCGTTTCGTACCGGAAATTCTGCAGGGGGAGGCTCCTACAGTATTCGATCTGAGTTCGGAAGTGGAAGGCTCGGCGGACAGCCAGGATATACTATCCAGATTAAACACCTGGAAAGAAGCAGTGAGACCGCTGTCGCTGACTGCTTCTTTTATTCCTGCTCTTCTAGGAGGGGCAATGGCCTTTAGCATGGCAGGAATCTTTTCCTGGCCGCTTTTATTGTTAACAGTACTCGCTGCGGTAATGGTGCAGGCAGGTACGAATATGATCAACGATTTTAAAGATGCAGAAAGAGACGCTGAGAATACAGGAGGGGTAAGACCATTTACGGGAGGATCCAAAATGATCCAGCTGGGGTTGATATCTAAAGCGGACATGGGTTTCTTTGGAATTGTTTTGACCGCTGCAGCAGGATTAATAGGACTTTATTTAGCTTTTGTCAGCGGACCGGGAATACTTCCTCTGATTGTTTACGGGCTTATAGCCGGATTCTTCTATACAAATGGTAAGGGGAAGTTTTCGTTTATTAATTTATCTCCAGGTATTGCGGAATTCCTGATAGCTACCACTTACGGGACAGCAATGACCGTAGGAGCTTATTATGTCCAGACAGGTAGTTATTCACTGGAAGTTTTCCTTGTTTCAATACCGGTAGCGGCTTTAATAACCAACGTTCTTTTAATAAATCAATTTCCAGATGCAGAAAGTGATGCTGAGCAGGAGAAAGAAACACTTGTCGTTCGGATTGGTAAAAAACAGGCAAAAAATGTACTGATAGCTTTATTTATTACTGCCTTTGCTGCAGTAATAATTATTCCGATAATCAGTGAAGTGCCTGCTACTGTTTATATTGCGTTCCTCTCACTGCCTTTTATGGTACAGGCGATTCGTTATGCGAATAAACATTACGATGGTCAGCCAACAGAGCTTATCCCAGGAAACGCCCATACAGCGATTCACCATTTACTGACGGGGCTGCTGTTAATAATTGCTTTTGTTATGATGGAAGCGAGCGTTTGGTTTACCTTATTAATCAGTGCTGGTACTCTGGTTTTTGTATTCTGGGTCTGGAAATATATTGAACGTCAGCGGAAAGTTATGAGCGGATTTAAAAAGGCTTTTGCGAAATAA
- the msrA gene encoding peptide-methionine (S)-S-oxide reductase MsrA has product MKKIIIALMTIIVSISAIIFVPIIYDYFTSRSYGSEPVEENESDFLETATFAGGCFWCMEPPFEDIEGVDKAVSGYTGGEQVNPAYEEVAAGETNHVEAVQITYDPDLISYEELLEVFWRQIDPTDDEGQFVDRGEQYASAVFYHDESQKEAAEASKQKLEDSGRFEEPIVTEIKSALTFYVAEDYHQDFYKENPVRYEFYRSNSGRDEFLEEYWGEEEYEVESDPDEVPSWREYEQESEEELRERLSEEEFEVTQNDATEEAYNNEYWDNEQEGIYVDIVSKEPLFSSTHQYESGTGWPSFWEVISEEYIVEEADWGLLGRRTEVRSKYADSHLGHVFNDGPDPTGLRYCLNSAALDFIPVEDMEAEGYEDFLYLFEEE; this is encoded by the coding sequence ATGAAAAAAATTATTATTGCTTTAATGACTATTATTGTTTCTATTTCTGCTATTATTTTCGTGCCTATTATTTATGATTATTTTACGAGCCGGTCATATGGAAGTGAACCTGTCGAAGAAAACGAAAGTGATTTTCTTGAAACAGCAACTTTTGCAGGTGGGTGTTTCTGGTGCATGGAACCTCCTTTTGAAGATATCGAAGGTGTTGACAAAGCCGTATCCGGCTATACAGGAGGAGAACAGGTCAATCCTGCTTATGAAGAAGTAGCTGCGGGGGAAACCAATCATGTAGAAGCTGTGCAGATCACGTATGATCCCGACCTTATAAGCTATGAAGAATTACTGGAAGTTTTTTGGAGGCAGATTGATCCGACAGACGATGAAGGCCAGTTTGTAGATAGAGGGGAGCAGTATGCTTCTGCTGTGTTTTATCATGATGAATCACAAAAAGAAGCGGCTGAAGCATCCAAACAAAAGCTTGAAGACTCGGGCCGCTTTGAAGAACCGATAGTCACAGAAATAAAATCTGCGCTTACATTTTATGTAGCTGAAGATTATCATCAAGATTTTTATAAAGAAAATCCGGTTCGGTATGAATTTTACCGGTCTAATTCCGGAAGAGACGAATTTTTGGAAGAATACTGGGGAGAAGAAGAATATGAAGTAGAGAGTGATCCGGATGAAGTGCCTTCCTGGAGAGAATATGAACAGGAATCTGAAGAAGAACTACGTGAACGGCTTTCAGAGGAAGAGTTCGAAGTTACTCAGAACGATGCTACAGAAGAGGCTTACAACAATGAATATTGGGATAACGAGCAAGAAGGTATCTACGTAGACATAGTATCCAAAGAACCTTTATTCAGCTCGACACACCAATATGAATCCGGAACTGGCTGGCCCAGTTTCTGGGAGGTAATTTCCGAAGAATATATTGTAGAAGAAGCTGACTGGGGGCTCCTGGGCCGACGGACAGAAGTGAGGAGCAAGTATGCTGACTCTCATCTCGGGCATGTGTTTAATGATGGTCCGGACCCAACAGGCTTGAGATACTGCCTTAATTCCGCTGCTCTAGATTTTATCCCTGTGGAAGATATGGAAGCGGAAGGATACGAGGACTTTTTATACTTGTTTGAAGAGGAATAA
- a CDS encoding GNAT family N-acetyltransferase produces the protein MYSAFLEEPKTNKDKETLVHEYEDFEFQILRMQDNIKKIAKDFRILGIDRTNSDEWLVIYSKDDGCFCKVMAHSCNKPFQGHWEFSIHATYKNDEIFIDDIRGEADRGYGSVCMRHLQEYAGEQNVPVVTGVISERDWNHNDRLKHFYEKHNFQVQLDSATKTGYIFWENQ, from the coding sequence ATGTACTCTGCTTTTTTAGAGGAACCAAAAACAAACAAAGACAAAGAGACACTTGTCCATGAATATGAAGATTTTGAATTTCAAATTTTACGTATGCAGGATAATATTAAAAAAATAGCTAAAGATTTCCGGATTCTCGGTATAGATCGTACGAATTCAGACGAATGGCTGGTCATCTATTCAAAAGATGACGGCTGTTTCTGTAAGGTAATGGCTCATTCGTGCAATAAACCTTTCCAGGGACACTGGGAGTTTTCTATTCATGCAACTTATAAAAATGATGAAATTTTTATAGACGACATAAGAGGTGAAGCCGACCGCGGTTATGGCTCGGTCTGTATGCGCCACCTTCAGGAGTATGCTGGAGAACAAAATGTACCTGTTGTCACAGGAGTAATTTCTGAACGGGATTGGAATCACAATGATCGTTTAAAACACTTTTACGAAAAGCATAACTTTCAGGTTCAGCTGGACAGTGCCACCAAAACAGGCTATATTTTCTGGGAAAATCAATAA
- the cls gene encoding cardiolipin synthase, with translation MNIISILLIILFIVNILFAGIIIFIERKNASATWAWVLILFFIPFLGFLIYIFLGQNLTRRRLFDWEGINKIGITDILNRQIAQIKNTEFSFYNENIDPYRDMIYMHLINNDAILTKDNSIEVLNDGKLKFDRLKEDILHATDHIHLQYYIFRNDDLGKEIINLLTRKAEEGLTVRILYDELGSRKLRLKHFRRLTEAGGEVGVFFPSKIARINIRLNYRNHRKLSIIDGKTGYVGGFNCGNEYLGVSTKFGYWRDTHLRISGNAVDPMQTRFILDWNQASKKHGIAYETRYFPMKEDSGNAALQIVSSGPDSEWEQIKNGYIKMITKAEHSIYIQTPYFVPDESLQDALRIAALSGKDVRIMIPRMPDHPFIYWATLSHIGQLLKAGVNVYIYQKGFIHAKSIVVDRNISSVGTANIDMRSFRLNFEVNAFIYDQETSEKLALDFEQDMMHSDKLTKEKYKARSKYIRFKESVSRLLSPIL, from the coding sequence ATGAATATTATTTCCATTCTTTTAATTATTCTATTTATAGTAAATATTTTATTTGCAGGTATTATTATATTTATTGAAAGAAAGAATGCCTCAGCGACCTGGGCATGGGTACTGATTTTATTTTTTATTCCTTTTCTTGGATTTTTAATTTATATTTTTCTTGGACAGAATTTGACGAGAAGAAGATTGTTCGACTGGGAAGGTATTAACAAAATAGGTATTACAGATATATTGAACAGGCAAATCGCCCAAATAAAAAATACGGAATTCTCATTTTATAATGAAAATATCGACCCATACCGAGATATGATTTATATGCATTTGATTAATAACGATGCTATCCTGACAAAAGATAATAGCATTGAAGTTTTAAATGACGGAAAATTGAAATTCGACCGCCTTAAAGAAGACATTCTTCATGCAACAGATCACATCCATCTCCAGTATTACATATTCCGCAATGATGATCTCGGAAAAGAAATCATTAATCTGCTCACCCGTAAAGCAGAAGAGGGTTTAACGGTAAGAATTTTATACGATGAATTAGGTTCACGTAAATTGAGGCTCAAACATTTTCGCAGGTTAACAGAAGCTGGGGGAGAAGTAGGCGTTTTTTTCCCTTCTAAAATCGCAAGAATAAACATTAGATTAAATTACCGCAATCACCGTAAGCTGTCCATCATAGATGGGAAAACGGGTTATGTTGGAGGATTCAACTGCGGGAATGAGTATCTCGGGGTAAGTACTAAATTCGGCTACTGGAGAGATACACACCTTAGAATATCCGGAAATGCTGTAGATCCGATGCAGACACGTTTTATTCTGGACTGGAATCAGGCCTCTAAAAAACACGGGATTGCTTACGAAACGAGATATTTTCCGATGAAAGAAGACAGTGGGAATGCAGCGCTGCAAATTGTTTCGAGTGGTCCTGATTCTGAATGGGAACAGATAAAAAACGGTTACATCAAAATGATTACGAAGGCAGAGCACTCTATCTATATTCAAACGCCATACTTTGTCCCCGATGAGAGTCTTCAGGATGCCCTGCGGATTGCAGCTCTCTCCGGTAAGGACGTAAGAATAATGATTCCCCGTATGCCGGACCATCCTTTTATCTACTGGGCGACCCTCTCGCACATTGGACAACTGCTGAAAGCGGGAGTAAATGTTTATATATATCAAAAAGGATTTATACATGCCAAATCTATCGTTGTTGATCGTAACATCAGTTCTGTAGGTACAGCGAATATTGATATGAGAAGCTTTAGATTGAATTTCGAGGTAAATGCATTTATATACGATCAGGAAACTTCAGAGAAACTTGCTTTGGATTTTGAACAGGACATGATGCATTCTGATAAGCTTACGAAGGAAAAGTACAAAGCGCGTTCTAAATATATAAGATTTAAAGAATCAGTTTCAAGACTTCTGTCCCCTATTTTGTAA
- the msrA gene encoding peptide-methionine (S)-S-oxide reductase MsrA, with protein sequence MNEQVEIATFAGGCFWCMVKPFDEQPGILRVRSGYTGGLFANPSYEQVKTGETGHFEAVQITYDASLYSYEQLLDLFWTQIDPTDDGGQFFDRGSQYRSAIFYHNENQMQAALKTRHHMETYGPFQKPIVTQILPASEFYEAEYEHQKFHEKNPDLYRAERINSGREAFLKRHWTERMSSCE encoded by the coding sequence ATGAATGAACAAGTGGAAATAGCAACATTTGCAGGAGGATGTTTTTGGTGTATGGTAAAGCCGTTTGATGAACAGCCGGGGATTCTGAGAGTCCGATCCGGCTACACGGGCGGACTTTTCGCCAATCCCTCCTATGAACAAGTAAAAACAGGGGAGACCGGTCATTTTGAAGCAGTTCAAATAACGTATGACGCTTCCTTATATTCTTATGAACAGCTTCTGGATTTGTTTTGGACCCAAATAGACCCGACAGATGATGGTGGACAATTTTTTGATCGGGGCAGTCAGTACCGATCTGCTATTTTTTACCACAATGAAAACCAGATGCAGGCAGCATTAAAAACCCGGCATCACATGGAAACATACGGACCTTTTCAGAAGCCGATAGTAACACAGATACTTCCGGCTTCTGAATTTTATGAAGCGGAATACGAGCATCAGAAGTTTCATGAAAAAAATCCGGATTTATACAGGGCTGAACGAATTAATTCAGGACGTGAAGCTTTTTTGAAAAGGCACTGGACAGAAAGGATGAGCTCTTGTGAATAA
- a CDS encoding gamma-glutamylcyclotransferase family protein has translation MKVFVYGTLREGCSNSFLLENSRKISSQAYLEGRLDDTGNGYPGLVEDPSEVCCGELYEINEETLRKLDDLEGYREGRRENLYERTVRSVKTADGKEEAYAYIYNYPSQTKGPIPFNDWKVHELLQEDSMLIPYFAYGSCMDTKRLEKAGVLQDFNNWAAGVLNGYKLTYSLLRSDGGRADIEESEELTEGILYFVPHRSINYLFKREGVHKKIYRPVAVEVKTDDGIFSALTFTVINKQHSTSPPSHYAEEILRGCRRGLTPEYVKKVTSQLEKLSQMTHPEERY, from the coding sequence ATGAAAGTGTTTGTTTATGGAACCTTAAGAGAAGGATGCAGCAATTCCTTTCTGCTGGAAAACTCCCGGAAAATTAGCAGCCAGGCTTATCTTGAAGGAAGGCTGGATGATACTGGAAATGGCTATCCAGGTTTAGTAGAAGATCCGTCTGAAGTCTGCTGTGGAGAACTTTATGAAATAAATGAAGAGACACTGAGAAAGCTTGATGACCTAGAAGGGTACAGGGAGGGAAGACGTGAGAACCTATATGAACGGACGGTTCGTTCGGTAAAGACGGCTGATGGAAAAGAAGAAGCGTATGCCTATATTTATAATTATCCGTCCCAGACAAAGGGACCCATCCCATTCAACGACTGGAAAGTTCATGAACTTCTTCAGGAGGACAGTATGTTGATTCCTTATTTCGCATACGGCTCATGTATGGATACAAAACGTCTTGAAAAAGCGGGAGTTCTGCAGGATTTTAACAATTGGGCGGCAGGGGTGCTGAACGGTTATAAATTGACCTATTCATTGCTGCGATCTGACGGAGGACGTGCGGATATTGAAGAAAGTGAGGAACTTACAGAAGGTATATTGTATTTTGTTCCCCACCGTTCCATAAATTATTTATTTAAAAGAGAGGGAGTTCATAAAAAGATATACAGGCCTGTTGCTGTAGAAGTTAAAACAGATGATGGAATTTTTTCGGCTTTAACTTTTACTGTAATTAATAAACAGCACTCTACCTCTCCACCGTCACACTACGCTGAAGAAATTTTAAGAGGATGCCGGCGAGGCCTCACACCGGAGTATGTGAAAAAAGTAACCAGTCAATTGGAGAAATTATCTCAAATGACTCACCCGGAAGAACGTTACTAG
- a CDS encoding C45 family autoproteolytic acyltransferase/hydolase, with translation MEAGIEAIQGRGNAYDFGLKQAEELKQTALFQRHMKRRKKSIRRYTTDFLETKSWVRSLTPLLWEELNGLADGLNWRIEDVIHEYGGYQQSWIKSGCSAMMKSGIYARNYDYHPKTYDGRFVLWQPEEGYAHIGFAQRIIGRMDGMNEHGLAVGYHFVNRVSPEDGFICCSIARLVLDSCRNIEEAVEVLTELPHRHSFNYSLADASGSSAVVEGSAKGTSLLKDHGDVCTNHFRSPGKSAENRHRTEESEARLHRLSALLEQNPDRREMFSMLNDLSFNIAKTDYKNWSGTIHTAVYDTVNQHVLAGIGVNAKPVSISFKNWLKGERFIVKKLRGKITHLEDSQHLRADTARIR, from the coding sequence ATGGAAGCTGGTATCGAAGCAATTCAGGGGAGGGGCAATGCCTATGATTTCGGGCTCAAACAGGCTGAAGAATTAAAGCAGACAGCCCTCTTTCAAAGACATATGAAGAGAAGAAAGAAATCCATCCGCAGATATACGACAGACTTTTTGGAAACTAAATCATGGGTGAGATCATTGACGCCGTTATTATGGGAAGAGTTAAACGGTCTTGCAGATGGTTTAAACTGGAGAATAGAGGATGTTATTCATGAATATGGAGGGTATCAGCAGAGCTGGATCAAAAGCGGGTGCAGTGCCATGATGAAGTCGGGAATCTATGCGCGGAACTATGATTATCATCCCAAAACATACGATGGGAGATTTGTGCTCTGGCAGCCGGAAGAAGGCTATGCCCATATAGGATTTGCACAGAGAATAATCGGCAGAATGGATGGAATGAATGAACATGGTCTGGCCGTAGGTTATCATTTTGTAAACCGTGTATCGCCTGAAGACGGTTTCATTTGCTGTTCGATTGCAAGACTCGTCCTCGACTCCTGCAGAAATATCGAAGAAGCGGTCGAAGTATTGACAGAGCTCCCTCACCGTCATTCCTTTAATTATTCCCTTGCAGATGCCTCCGGCTCAAGCGCTGTAGTGGAAGGATCAGCAAAAGGGACCTCTCTGCTGAAAGACCATGGAGACGTGTGCACAAATCATTTCAGATCGCCCGGGAAATCAGCTGAAAACAGGCATCGCACAGAGGAGTCAGAGGCGAGGCTCCACAGGCTAAGCGCGCTGCTCGAACAAAATCCGGATCGAAGGGAAATGTTTTCCATGCTCAATGACCTTTCGTTTAATATTGCAAAGACGGATTATAAAAACTGGTCAGGTACAATTCACACAGCTGTATATGATACGGTTAATCAACATGTGCTGGCAGGTATAGGCGTCAATGCGAAACCGGTATCTATTTCATTTAAAAACTGGCTGAAGGGAGAGCGTTTTATTGTTAAAAAGCTGCGGGGAAAGATTACTCATTTAGAAGACAGTCAGCACCTGAGAGCAGATACCGCTCGAATACGCTGA
- a CDS encoding ABC-F family ATP-binding cassette domain-containing protein: protein MMQVSNVSLRFGDQKLFEDVNIKFTPGNCYGLIGANGSGKSTFLKILSGEIDAQSGNVSLAKDARLAVLKQDHYAYEKEQVLEVVMMGHQKMYEVRKEKDEIYMKPDFSDEDGMRAAELEGEFAEMNGYEAESDAAVLLQGLGIEDAKHYMTMAELTESDKVKVLLAQAIFGNPEVLLLDEPTNGLDIEAIHWLEDFLMNFQNTVIVVSHDRHFLNNVCTHIADLDYGKIELYVGNYDFWYESSQLASKMAQERNKKKEEKIAELKSFVARFSANASKSKQATSRKKLLDKIDLEDIKPSSRKYPYIAFKPEREIGNDLLTVENLSKTIDGKTYLNNVSFTMQPGDKVALTGPNEQAKTVLMQILMGEIEPDSGTYKWGITTTRSYFPKDNSAYFSGKEGSLIEWLRQYSPDDQSETFIRGFLGRMLFSGEESKKSPAVLSGGEKVRCMLSKMMLSGANVLLLDEPTNHLDLESITALNNGLVDFKGSLIFATHDHQFNQSLANRIVEIQDEGAYNKEITYDEYVQERMKANV from the coding sequence ATGATGCAAGTTTCCAATGTAAGCTTACGTTTCGGCGACCAGAAGTTGTTCGAAGACGTTAATATTAAATTCACGCCGGGCAACTGCTATGGCTTGATCGGAGCAAACGGCTCCGGTAAATCCACCTTTCTAAAAATTCTTTCCGGAGAGATTGATGCTCAGTCCGGGAACGTGTCTTTAGCTAAGGACGCCCGTCTTGCAGTGCTTAAGCAGGACCATTACGCCTACGAAAAAGAACAGGTTCTCGAAGTAGTTATGATGGGTCACCAGAAAATGTACGAAGTACGTAAAGAAAAAGACGAGATTTATATGAAACCTGATTTCTCCGACGAAGACGGCATGCGGGCAGCGGAACTTGAAGGAGAATTTGCAGAAATGAACGGTTATGAAGCAGAATCCGATGCTGCCGTCCTTCTTCAGGGTCTAGGAATAGAAGATGCCAAACATTACATGACAATGGCTGAACTTACAGAGAGTGACAAAGTAAAAGTTCTTTTAGCTCAGGCTATATTTGGGAATCCGGAAGTTCTCCTTCTCGATGAGCCGACAAACGGACTGGATATTGAAGCTATCCATTGGCTCGAGGATTTCCTTATGAATTTTCAGAATACTGTTATCGTTGTTTCCCACGATCGTCACTTTTTAAATAATGTCTGTACGCATATAGCTGACCTCGATTATGGAAAAATTGAGCTTTATGTCGGCAATTATGATTTCTGGTATGAATCCAGCCAGCTGGCTTCGAAAATGGCTCAGGAACGAAATAAGAAAAAAGAGGAAAAAATTGCTGAACTGAAATCCTTTGTGGCCCGATTCAGTGCGAATGCCTCTAAATCCAAACAGGCGACTTCCAGAAAAAAACTGTTGGATAAAATTGATTTGGAAGATATCAAACCTTCCTCAAGAAAATATCCTTATATTGCTTTTAAACCAGAACGGGAAATAGGCAATGACCTGTTAACAGTTGAGAATCTGTCCAAAACCATTGATGGAAAAACGTATTTAAACAACGTCAGTTTCACTATGCAGCCCGGGGATAAAGTGGCTCTTACCGGCCCTAATGAACAGGCTAAAACTGTGCTGATGCAGATTTTAATGGGAGAAATTGAACCTGACAGCGGAACGTACAAATGGGGTATAACTACGACACGCTCTTACTTCCCGAAAGATAATTCTGCTTATTTCAGTGGCAAAGAAGGGAGCCTGATTGAATGGCTCCGCCAGTATTCTCCTGATGATCAGTCTGAAACGTTTATACGCGGTTTTCTCGGAAGAATGCTTTTTTCGGGAGAAGAATCCAAAAAAAGTCCAGCAGTACTTTCTGGAGGAGAGAAAGTCCGTTGTATGCTCTCTAAAATGATGCTTTCAGGTGCGAATGTACTCCTGCTTGATGAACCGACGAATCACCTTGACCTTGAATCTATTACAGCATTGAATAATGGATTGGTCGATTTTAAAGGTTCTCTTATTTTCGCTACCCACGACCACCAGTTTAATCAGTCACTGGCCAACAGAATTGTGGAAATCCAGGACGAAGGTGCTTACAACAAAGAAATAACGTATGATGAATACGTCCAGGAACGTATGAAAGCAAACGTTTAA
- a CDS encoding serine hydrolase domain-containing protein → MNNSELEKVLKEKGMDACIINTGEKELFSFRKENREQQPEAVNSVTKSILSLVTAKALEENYFELGTEITEVLKVDASFDGKTVEDLLTMSTGLTEKNWQEAITAEGWLESLCRSKIRSSDKTFHYNNADSYLLSAVLAERIQSNWLEYAVEKIFSPLKIEQWEWKLSPDGLPIGGYGLKMTAEDLMKIGILVLNKGQWEGEELLTSSSIKKMTAPVVDHAVRNQHYGQHWWITPDKPQIVYGAGKRGKFLFLIPEKNVAAVFLGELPGEDLLPFQWFVKYASSSLQNT, encoded by the coding sequence GTGAATAACAGTGAATTGGAAAAAGTATTGAAGGAAAAAGGAATGGATGCATGTATAATAAATACAGGAGAAAAGGAACTTTTTTCTTTCAGAAAAGAAAATCGAGAACAACAGCCTGAGGCTGTTAATTCTGTAACGAAATCGATATTATCTCTAGTAACTGCTAAAGCTTTGGAAGAAAACTATTTCGAGCTCGGGACGGAAATTACAGAAGTGCTGAAAGTCGATGCCTCTTTCGATGGAAAAACGGTGGAGGATCTATTGACAATGAGTACAGGCTTAACAGAAAAAAACTGGCAGGAAGCAATAACTGCAGAAGGTTGGCTCGAATCACTCTGTAGATCTAAGATTAGATCGTCAGACAAAACTTTTCATTATAACAATGCCGATTCTTATCTTCTCAGCGCTGTCCTTGCCGAGCGTATCCAATCGAACTGGCTTGAATACGCTGTGGAAAAAATTTTTTCGCCGCTGAAAATCGAACAGTGGGAATGGAAGCTGTCGCCTGATGGGCTGCCGATAGGGGGATACGGATTAAAAATGACAGCTGAAGATCTTATGAAAATCGGCATACTTGTCCTAAATAAAGGACAATGGGAGGGAGAAGAGCTTCTCACTTCTTCCAGCATTAAGAAAATGACTGCTCCTGTTGTCGACCATGCAGTACGTAATCAGCATTACGGCCAGCATTGGTGGATTACTCCCGACAAACCGCAGATAGTATATGGCGCTGGTAAGAGAGGTAAATTTCTCTTTCTCATACCAGAAAAAAATGTAGCTGCTGTATTTCTTGGAGAACTGCCGGGGGAAGATCTCCTTCCTTTTCAGTGGTTTGTAAAATATGCATCTTCCTCTTTGCAGAATACATAA